In Scatophagus argus isolate fScaArg1 chromosome 3, fScaArg1.pri, whole genome shotgun sequence, one genomic interval encodes:
- the si:ch211-286o17.1 gene encoding hematopoietic progenitor cell antigen CD34 translates to MAASSAQRTNGPCKKLAFVLLLTVSLLKAGVMAQEDAITTVSPVVSEAKIPLTTKAQEDPQKVVFPTIGSLEPTEQTTAAAATEEAGDQNDNVAPQEAAKEAEFTVEVHTDIPRREPLESETPAPMPPRGDGPVNIPRPVPKDDVVCVSKEAVQDKNAVSLKLKATSNCEDTKMKLESVLQELCGEDCKLEIFQEDNSDEIIVSGKYVEADISGMANKFNNDNVKDKTDVEEAVPRWGKKSKLVLVSLLLTGLLLAALLVAGYYLKTHRKNSKGVRLAESFQVDEENQANTLVSVAPLPQEPLDKPTVNGESPPENGTNPAPTTNGHSATQTPVADTEM, encoded by the exons cagGAGTCATGGCACAGGAAGATGCCATAACGACAGTGTCACCCGTGGTATCAGAGGCAAAGATTCCACTGACCACTAAAGCTCAGG AGGATCCACAAAAGGTGGTTTTCCCCACTATTGGATCTCTAGAGCCTACTGAACAGActacagctgcagcagccacagaaGAGGCAGGAGACCAAAACGACAATGTGGCTCCACAGGAGGCAGCTAAGGAAGCCGAGTTCACAGTTGAGGTCCATACTGATATACCAAGAAGAGAACCACTGGAATCAGAAACCCCAGCTCCTATGCCCCCCAGAGGCGATGGTCCAGTCAACATACCACGG CCGGTGCCAAAGGATGATGTTGTCTGTGTCAGCAAAGAGGCGGTCCAGGACAAAAATGCTGTCAGTCTAAAACTCAAGGCAACCTCCAACTGT GAAGACACCAAAATGAAGCTCGAAAGTGTTCTGCAGGAGCTGTGTGGTGAAGACTGTAAACTAGAGATCTTCCAGGAGGACAACTCTGATGAAATTATTGTATCTGGAAAGTATGTCGAAG CTGATATTTCCGGCATGGCTAACAAGTTCAACAATGACAACGTCAAAGATAAG ACTGATGTGGAGGAGGCTGTTCCTCGTTGGGGAAAGAAGTCTAAGCTGGTACTGGTTTCCTTGCTGCTGACTGgcctgctgctggctgcactTCTGGTAGCGGGTTATTATCTCAAGACCCACCGCAAGAACTCCAAAGGAGTCAGACTG GCTGAATCTTTCCAGGTGGATGAGGAGAACCAGGCCAACACTCTGGTGTCTGTGGCTCCGTTGCCACAGGAGCCCCTTGACAAACCGACTGTCAATGGCGAGTCTCCACCAGAAAATGGGACCAATCCTGCCCCCACCACTAACGGACACTCTGCCACCCAGACCCCAGTGGCTGACACGGAGATGTGA